One Pomacea canaliculata isolate SZHN2017 linkage group LG9, ASM307304v1, whole genome shotgun sequence DNA segment encodes these proteins:
- the LOC112572010 gene encoding LOW QUALITY PROTEIN: glutathione S-transferase Mu 2-like (The sequence of the model RefSeq protein was modified relative to this genomic sequence to represent the inferred CDS: inserted 2 bases in 1 codon; deleted 1 base in 1 codon), which produces MPTLGYWKIRGLAQPIRLLLNYAGEEFEDVQYEQGDAPGYSRDAWLKVKHTLGLDFPNLPYYIDGEYKIIQSNAIIRYIARKHNLLGKTEHDRINVDITLENAMDFRNGIVRMAYNPEYEKLLQDYXPQGKETIGSFEKWLSKNKWFGGNEVTVADFPMYELLDQHRIMVPGILDEFPKITAFMKAFEELPAIKKYMSSPKFMARPINNKSATFK; this is translated from the exons ATGCCTACTCTTGGATACTGGAAAATCAGAGGA CTTGCTCAACCTATTCGTCTGCTACTAAACTATGCTGGGGAGGAGTTTGAGGATGTGCAGTATGAGCAAGGCGATG CTCCAGGCTACAGCCGAGACGCCTGGCTCAAAGTGAAGCATACACTAGGGCTTGATTTTCCAAAT CTTCCTTATTACATTGACGGAGAATACAAGATCATACAAAGCAATGCTATTATAAGGTACATTGCTCGCAAACATAACCTAT TGGGCAAGACAGAACACGACAGGATCAACGTAGACATTACGTTGGAAAATGCCATGGATTTTAGAAATGGTATTGTGCGGATGGCCTACAACCCTGAATAT GAGAAACTGCTTCAAGACTA TCCTCAGGGCAAAGAAACGATTGGTAGTTTTGAGAAGTGGTTGTCAAAAAATAAGTGGTTTGGTGGTAATGAG GTGACTGTTGCCGACTTCCCTATGTATGAGCTGCTGGACCAGCACCGAATAATGGTTCCAGGCATCCTGGATGAGTTCCCCAAGATTACAGCTTTCATGAAAGCATTTGAGGAGCTGCCAGCCATCAAGAAGTACATGAGTTCTCCCAAG TTTATGGCCCGTCCTATTAACAACAAGTCAGCAACGTTCAAGTGA
- the LOC112572009 gene encoding glutathione S-transferase Mu 1-like yields the protein MPTLAYWKIRGLAQPIRLLLNYVGEDFEDLYYEQGDAPGYSREAWYKVKYTLGFPFPNLPYYIDGDTKITQSNAILRYIAGKHNLLGQTEEEKLNVDILLEYAMDYRNIIVRLAYNPEYEKLLPEFITKSKIEVLPTCEKWLSDKKWFCGDSVTVADFPIYEQFDQARIMVPGILDEFPKITAFMKAFEELPGIKKYMSSPKFMVRPINNKSATFK from the exons ATGCCTACTCTTGCATACTGGAAGATCAGAGGG CTTGCTCAGCCCATCCGGCTGCTTCTAAACTATGTTGGGGAAGACTTTGAGGACTTGTATTATGAACAAGGCGACG CTCCAGGCTATAGTCGTGAGGCCTGGTACAAAGTGAAGTATACACTAGGATTTCCTTTTCCAAAT CTTCCTTATTACATTGATGGAGACACCAAGATCACGCAAAGCAATGCTATTCTAAGGTACATTGCTGGCAAACATAACTTAT TGGGCCAGACAGAAGAGGAGAAGTTGAATGTGGACATTTTGTTGGAATATGCCATggattacagaaatattatcgTACGCTTGGCCTACAATCCTGAATAT GAGAAGCTGCTTCCAGAGTTTATTACGAAAAGCAAGATCGAAGTACTTCCTACTTGTGAGAAGTGGTTGTCAGACAAGAAGTGGTTTTGTGGTGACAGT GTGACTGTAGCCGACTTCCCTATATATGAGCAGTTCGACCAGGCCCGAATAATGGTTCCAGGCATCCTGGATGAGTTCCCCAAGATTACAGCTTTCATGAAAGCATTTGAGGAGCTGCCAGGCATCAAAAAGTATATGAGTTCTCCAAAGTTCATGGTCCGTCCTATTAACAACAAGTCAGCAACgttcaagtga
- the LOC112571659 gene encoding ras-related protein Rab-43-like yields MAYTGDPDETFDYLFKIVLIGDAGVGKTCVVQRFKSGTYTEKHGSTIGVDFTMKTLNIDGKFVKLQIWDTAGQERFRTITQSYYRSANGVVIAYDITKHSTFDNIPRWMEDVKRYAGNSIVQLLVGNKADLEQLREVRKEEAAAMARQHNMLDALEASAKDNTNIDEAFYKIAKELKRRYGGDSAMDSSKGDALKLSSRSIGGSGWSCCGS; encoded by the exons ATGGCATACACGGGTGACCCAGATGAAACGTTtgattatttattcaaaatcGTTCTTATCGGAGATGCTGGGGTCGGAAAAACGTGCGTGGTTCAGCGATTTAAGTCGGGCACGTATACGGAAAAGCACGGGAGTACCATAGGTGTCGACTTTACAATGAAAACTCTCAACATAGACGGAAAATTTGTTAAG ttacaGATCTGGGACACTGCAGGGCAGGAGCGGTTCCGAACCATCACACAAAGCTATTACCGTAGTGCCAATGGTGTGGTCATTGCATATGACATCACTAAGCATTCTACTTTCGACAACATTCCACGGTGGATGGAAGATGTCAAACGCTACGCAGGAAACAGTATAGTTCAGCTTTTAGTTG GCAATAAGGCTGATCTTGAACAACTTCGAGAAGTGAGGAAAGAAGAGGCTGCAGCAATGGCACGGCAACATAATATGTTGGATGCCTTGGAAGCTAGTGctaaagacaacacaaacatagATGAAGCCTTTTACAAAATTGCAAAG GAATTGAAAAGAAGATACGGTGGGGACTCTGCTATGGACAGCAGCAAAGGCGATGCACTGAAGTTAAGCTCTCGATCCATTGGTGGCAGTGGATGGAGCTGCTGTGGCAGCTAG